Proteins from a genomic interval of Nematostella vectensis chromosome 12, jaNemVect1.1, whole genome shotgun sequence:
- the LOC5509534 gene encoding clusterin-associated protein 1, which produces MVVMATRATLGQRKHGRVCAHLANGPNNTQKLIFKMSYRDLRNFTEMMRSLGYPRLISMENFRSPNFALVAEVLIWLVKRYDPNVELPMDVETEQDRVLFIKAVAQFMATKAHIKLNTKKLYGADGYAVKELLKVTSVLYNAMKSNVTDDEAEPSDVTSLTFDISSRISDLKASRQLASEITTRGAALYDLLGHEVELRDIRTRAIAKPLEVNELENGIKKSISLAQDDIRKTTQMLDNIASDEANLEAKIDKKKQELERNQKRLRSLESVRPAFMDEYEKLEEELKKVYETYMEKHRNLSYMEQLLDDVNRAEQDRFEETEAKSLQERLQEEERRMAPGNELGGLDVEDGEDEIVLDAGNKQNNRPGEGKRVFGSMGDDIVDSDEDESGSLSSGDSEIGVDDDDDLLDDDDVGEGGVDGEQQSEGSLNDSDNDF; this is translated from the exons ATGGTTGTCATGGCAACACGAGCAACGCTGGGTCAGCGGAAACATGGTCGAGTATGCGCACATCTCGCGAACGGACCAAATAACACACAAAAATTAATCTTCAAAATGTCGTACAGGGATTTGCGAA ATTTCACGGAAATGATGAGATCGTTGGGGTATCCAAGGCTGATATCCATGGAGAATTTTCGCTCACCAAACTTTGCTCTTGTCGCTGAAGTACTAATATGGCTAGTAAAAAG ATATGATCCTAATGTGGAGTTGCCAATGGACGTCGAGACTGAACAAGACAGAGTTCTGTTTATCAAGGCTGTTGCTCAATTCATG GCAACCAAGGCCCACATCAAGCTGAACACCAAAAAGCTGTATGGAGCTGACGGTTATGCTGTCAAGGAACTTCTCAAGGTCACCAGCGTACTCTACAATGCAATGAAGTCTAATGTGACGGATGACGAGGCTGAGCCGTCAGACGTTACCTCACTAACATTTGACATTTCTTCAAGG ATCAGTGACCTGAAAGCATCAAGGCAACTTGCCTCTGAGATTACAACAAGGGGTGCTGCCCTTTATGATCTGCTGGGACACGAGGTGGAGCTCCGTGACATTCGGACGAGAGCTATCGCCAAACCATTGGAGGTGAATGAGCTGGAAAATGGTATCAAGAAAAGCATATCACTGGCACAG GATGACATCAGAAAAACAACTCAGATGCTGGACAACATTGCATCAGATGAGGCGAATCTGGAGGCCAAAATTGACAAGAAAAAGCAGGAGCTGGAAAGGAATCAGAAGCGACTACGCAGTCTTGAAAGTGTCAG ACCGGCATTCATGGATGAATATGAAAAACTCGAAGAAGAATTAAAGAAAGTCTATGAG ACATATATGGAGAAACATAGAAATCTGTCGTACATGGAACAGCTGCTAGATGACGTAAACAGAGCAGAACAGGACCGCTTTGAG GAAACCGAAGCAAAGAGCCTGCAGGAGAGATTACAGGAGGAGGAGCGTAGAATGGCGCCGGGCAACGAGCTAGGAGGCCTAGACGTGGAGGATGGCGAGGACGAGATCGTCCTGGACGCAGGGAACAAGCAAAACAATAGACCAG GTGAAGGCAAGCGTGTTTTCGGCTCCATGGGTGATGACATCGTTGATTCAGATGAg GACGAGAGCGGTTCCTTGTCATCTGGTGACAGCGAGATCGGCGtggatgacgatgatgacttgttggatgatgatgatgtgggtGAGGGTGGAGTCGACGGAGAACAGCAATCAGAAGGCAGCCTTAACGACAGCGACAATGACTTCTAA